The DNA window TTAGTTTATGAAACAGTTTCTTTTATTAGGTATGTTATTTTTAAGCGCGTTTTCAAATGCACAGTTGAATAGTGAAACGCATCCAGAAATTTTCCGCGGTGTTCTTTTTGACCTAAAAAGCAATCAACCAATTGAGGGGGCATTGTTGACCATTAGTTCTCCACTTGGAGAAATGGTAACAATGACAGATGAAGAGGGTTTTTTCATTGTACCTGGTGCACCAAAGTCAAACTTCAAAGTTGTCATTTCAATGACTGGTTATGAAGATAAAATACTCGAACAAGTGAATAGAGTAAGTGATGTGGAATATCATATCGGTTTAGAGCCAAAAAGGGTTAAGCATCTTACTACCTGCTATTAAAACAACTTTACGAAAGAGAATAGTAATACCTGGCCTTAAAGGCTGGGTATTTTTTTTTAAATACATTACTCTGGGAGCAACTAATAAAAATCATTTTTTGCGATGATATAATTTAGTTCATTTCTCTTCAATTGCCATTGAATTTTCATCTATATCTGATATATTTGCAGCATAGATGCAACATAGTTATCCCGTTAAAATTAAAGAGGTCCGGCGTGAAACAGACCATTGCGTTTCGATCGCATTTGACATACCTGATGACTTGAAGGAGTTATTTAAGTACGCACCAGGGCAGTACGTAAATCTTATTAAAACGGTAGATGGGGAAGAACTTCACCGGTCCTACTCTCTGTGTTCCAGTCCATTGGATCAAGAATGGAGGGTTGCTGTAAAACAACTGGAAGGTGGAGTATTTTCAACTTATGCCAATAAATATCTCAAAGCAGGAGATTTGTTAAATGTGATGCCTCCTAATGGTAAATTCACCAGAGAAATCAAAGTTGGACAACGTAAATCTTACCTGTTTTTAGCCGCAGGTAGTGGAATAACCCCAATCATTTCCCTTATCAAGACGATTCTTAAAACCGAAGAGCAAAGCCAAATTTGCCTGATTTATGGGAACCAAAAGACCGATCAAATTATATTTTTAGAAGAGTTGATGGGCCTGAAAAATTTATACATCGACAGGTTCAGTCTTTATTTTATACTGAGTAGAGAGTTAATGGAAGAACCATATTTTAATGGTCGGATTTGCAAAGAAAAACTTGAATTCTTCAAGGGGAAATTATATGAACCGAATGAAATTGATGAAGTATTCATTTGTGGACCAGAGGAAATGATTTTGGAAGGAAAATCAGCACTTGAAGAACAGGGTATTTCCTCCCAAAGGATTCATATAGAATTATTTGGAACAAAGGCTATATCCAAGCCTATAATTGTGACTGGTTTAAGTTCTGAGACAGAAGCCAGTGTTTTGCTCAAAACTGATGGGAGAACGGTTAGTTTTAATCTTCCATTCAATTCCGTAAGTCTTTTGGACGGGGCTCTGAAACACAAAGTCAATCTTCCATTTGCATGTAAGGGAGGGGTTTGCTGTACTTGTAAGGCTAAACTTCTTGAGGGCGAAGTTGAAATGGCCAGAAATTATGGATTAGAGCCAGAAGAAATCGAGGCTGGGTATATTTTAACTTGTCAATCATTTCCAAAGACTGCTAAAATTTCAGTTGACTTTGATCAATAATCATTTAGAGTTGTTGAATGTGGGTATTTGATACCAAATTTACTTAGATTTCAAAAGAAAACTTTTATGTCAAACGAGGAACTGTTAGAACAATTTCAAAGTCGAATTGATGCTGAAGAGAAAATTGAAGCAAAAGACTGGATGCCAGAGGATTATAGAAAAACTTTAATACGTCAAATCTCTCAACATGCACACTCGGAGGTTGTTGGGATGTTACCAGAAGGAAATTGGATAACGCGCGCACCTAGTTTAAAACGAAAATCTGTTCTTTTGGCCAAAATTCAGGATGAAGCGGGTCATGGTCTTTACCTATATGGGGCCGCTGAGACTCTTGGAGTAGAAAGAGATGTATTGTTAGATGAACTTCATTCGGGTAAAGCAAAATATTCCAGCATTTTTAACTATCCTGCTATCAGTTGGGCGGATATGGGGGCGATAGGCTGGCTGGTGGACGGTGCAGCCATAATGAATCAAGTGGCTTTGTGCCGAACTTCCTATGGTCCTTATGCAAGAGCAATGGTTAGAATATGCAAAGAAGAAAGCTTTCACCAACGGCAGGGTTATGATATCTTACTTACACTTTCAAGGGGTTCTAGAGAACAGATCAAATTGGCTCAAGATGCTCTTAATCGTTGGTGGTGGCCGTCTTTGATGATGTTTGGGCCCAATGATTTAAATTCACCACATTCAGCGCAAAGTATGAAGTGGAAGATTAAAAGATTCAGCAATGACGAATTGCGTCAAAGATTTGTGGACATGACTGTGCCACAAGCTGAAATATTGGGTTTGAGCATACCGGACGCTAAACTTAAATGGAATGATGAAAGAGGACACTATGATTTTGGTGAAATCGATTGGGTCGAATTTAATAAAGTGGTGAAGGGAGATGGTCCATGTAATAAGCAAAGACTTGAGGCTAGAATAAAAGCCCATGAAGAAGGAGCTTGGGTTAGGGATGCAGCCGTCGCGTATGCTGAAAAACGATCACGTAAAACCGCTTAATAAATATCTTTATGAAAAATTGGCCATTATTTGAAATTTTCATCAGGAGTAAAAATGGTTTAGACCATCGTCATGTAGGAAGTTTACATGCTGCTGATGCCCACATGGCACTCGAAAATGCTCGCGATGTATATACTCGAAGACAAGAAGGAATTAGTATTTGGGTCGTGGAATCAAACCATATTACCGCGTCAGATCCAATAGAAAGCAGTGCATTTTTTGAGCCGGCAGAAGATAAAATATACCGTCACCCAACTTTTTATGAGCTTCCGGAAGCCCTCAAACACATGTAGAATATGATGGATAAAAAGCATTTATTGGAATTTTTGCTTATTCATGCAGATACCGGAAACATAATTGGACACAGATTAGGTGAATGGTGCGGACATGGCCCTGTTTTAGAACAGGACCTTGCCATGACTAACTTTGCCCTGGATCATCTTGGTAGGGCTCGACTGCTTTATCAATATGCAGGAGAAATTGATGGAAATTCTAAAACTGAAGATGATTTGGCTTTTTTAAGATTCGAATATGAATATAAAAATCTTCTACTTGCGGAATTTGCAAATACCGATTTTGCCTTTACTGTAGCCCGACAATTTTTTCTTGATTCTTATTATATGGATCTATTGGAAGGGCTCACCAATTCCACAGATCAAAGAATTGCGCAAATTGCAACAAAATCGCTTAAGGAAACTTCCTACCACTATAAATGGAGCAGCGAATGGCTTATACGATTAGGAGATGGAACAGAAATAAGCCATGCTAAAATGCAAACAGCGGTAAATGAAATTTGGGAATTTACAGGAGAGTTTTTTATACCAGTTGAATCAGAAATTATTTTGGCAAATGAAGGAGTTGTCCCATCACTTGAGTTACTCAAGCCTAAATGGAAGAGGAGGGTGGAGGAGATTTTTTCCGAAGCAACCATTTCTATTCCAAACAGAGAATATCAACAAAGTGGTGGCAAGGCAGGACATCATACGGAAAAACTTGGTTATATACTTGCAGATATGCAGTATATGCAGCGAGCTTTTCCAGGATTAAACTGGTAATTTGTTATAAAGACTTTGTTTACGATTCAAATACAAATGAAGACAAACGATTATCTAGGAGAAGTCGATCCTTTAACATTAAAAAAAATTAATGAGGTTTTATCAAATGTATTTGATCCTGAAATTCCCGTTTTGTCTATTATTGATCTTGGAATTTTGAGAAACATTAAATGGGAAAATGGTATTTTAGTTGTAGAAATTACACCTACTTATAATGGATGTCCAGCCATGAATGTTATTGAATGGAACATCCAAGCTGCCCTAGAGGAAGCGGGAATAGAACATTTTATAATTAAGACAATATTAGATCCTGCCTGGACTACAGACTGGATGTCAGAACAAGGTAAAATTAAACTTCAAGAGTACGGTATTGCTCCACCACAAACAAAAGCAAGGATCAGAAAAATGTTTGACTCTGAAGAATCGATCATTTGTCCAAGATGTTTATCAAATCAAACTCGTCTGGTGAGCGAATATGGTTCGACAGCATGTAAATCAATGTATCAATGCAAGGCTTGTCTTGAACCATTTGATTATTTTAAATGCCATTAAAAATTCCAAGCAAATGAAAGTTGGTGTTGTAGGAATGGGTGCTATGGGTCAAGGAATTGCACAGGTTGCAGCAATGGCTGATTGTGAGGTTGTGGTTTTTGATGCCTTTGCGCCAATGTTAGAAAAGGCCAAAGCAGAATTAACTAAGAGTCTTGATAATCTTGTCTACAAGTCAAAATTAAGTGAAGACCGGGCAAAAGTCATTAACTCTAGGTATCATTGGTGTCATAGCTTAAATGAACTCTATAATTGTGAACTTATTATAGAAGCAGTAAAAGAGGATTTAGATACCAAAAAAAAATTATTTGGGGAATTAAGTAAGATAGTTTCCGATCAATGTATTTTAGCCAGCAATACTTCTTCATTATCAATTACCTCTTTGGCATCCAGTGTATTATTACCGCAAAGATTTATTGGAATCCATTTTTTTAATCCCGCACAAATTCTTCCTTTAGTAGAAATAATTCCCGCTGTCCAGACTGAAGAACAGCTTACCCAGAGTGTTTTACAGATTATTAAAAATTTTGGAAAAATTCCAATTCAGGTTAAGGACACACCAGGTTTTGTAGTCAATAGAATTGCAAGACCTTTTTATGGAGAGGCATTGAGAATTTTAGAAGAGGGCATTGCAGATATATACACCATCGATTGGGCCATGACAGAGCTTGGTCAGTTTAAAATGGGACCTTTCACTTTAATGGATTTTATAGGTCATGATATAAACTATCACGTAACTGAAACTATTTTTAAAGATTTTTATTACGACCCACGATATAAGCCTTCTTTTACACAAAAAAGATTAGTTGAAGCCGGCTATCTGGGAAGAAAAACAGGAAAGGGATTCTATGATTATAGTAAGCCAATCCCTGTTTCCAAAATAGAATATAATTTAAATTTGGGTGAAGAAATCAAAAACAGGATAGTTGTGATGTTAATAAATGAAGCCGCTGAGGCACTTCACTTAAATATTGCTTCTAGAGATGATATAGAAATAGCAATTACAAAAGGTGTTAATTACCCAAAGGGACTTTTAAAATGGGCAGATGAAATTGGCATAGAGGAATGTGTACAAAGGTTGGATCATTTGTACAACCATTATCATGAAGATCGATATAGATGTTCTTCAATTCTTCGTAAGATGTCCTATGAAGGTAAAATGTTTTTTAAATAAGATATGGCCGGAGAAAATATAATTCCTGAAAAGGTACTGGAGAGAATGTTTAACGAAGATGGTTTTAGTCAATGGTTAGGAATTGAAAAAGTCTTAATAATGGAAGGCCATTGCATTTTAAGAATGAAAGTAAGAAAAGAGATGTTGAATGGGTTTATGGTAGCACATGGTGGCATATCGTATTCATTGGCTGATAGTGCATTTGCTTTTTCTTGTAATAGTTACAACAAATTAAGTCTTTCCATTGAGACTTCAATATCGCACTCTAAACCAATAGTTGAAGATGATGTGTTAACAGCTGAGTCAAAAATGATCACCCAGTCTAATAAGATTGGAAATTATCAAGTATTAATTAAGAATCAAAATAATGAAATTGTAGCTGTATTTAATGGAATTTGTTACCGTACAGAAAAGCAAGTTGTAGAATAATGAAAACAAGTTATATAATTGATGGGGTCAGGACACCAATTGGGTCTTTGGGAGGAATGTTATCGACCGTTAGAACAGATGATCTTGCGGCCCATGTGATCAAGAAATTAATGGAAAAATTTAAAAACCTTGACCCATTTTTAATCAGTGATGTAATATTGGGTTGTGCCAATCAATCCGGTGAAGACAACAGAAATATAGCTAGAATGGCCCTTTTACTGGCTGGACTGCCGACTCATGTGCCAGGAGAAACAGTTAACAGGCTTTGCGCATCAGGTATGTCAGCAGTGGTTAACGCCCACCGTGCAATTCAAAATGGAGATGGTGAAATATTTATTGCGGGGGGTGTAGAAGGGATGACCAGAGGGCCATGGATTATTTCAAAAACAAGTTCAGCTTTTGGGAGGGATGCAAAGATGTTTGACAGCACTTTTGGATGGCGATTTATTAATCCTTTAATGGAAAGAAATTATGGTTGCGATAGTATGGGGCAAACGGCTGAAAATTTAGCAAAAATGTACCAAATTTCCAGAGAAGACCAGGATTTGTTAGCCTATAATTCTCAAATGAAATATAATAAGGCTTTAAAATCAAATCGGTTTGAAAAGGAGATTGGAGCTATTGAGGTTCAAAGTGGTAAGAAGGATACCATATGGATGGTGAATGACGAATTTCCCAAGCCTGCAACGACGCCGGAGAAATTGTCAATGTTAAAACCAGCTTTTGATGTAAATGGAACTGTCACTGCCGGTAATTCATCCGGCTTGAATGATGGGGCTGCAGCTTTGTTAATTGCTTCAGAAAAAGTTATATCTCAACAAAATCTTCAACCAATAGCACGTATTGTTTCAAATAGTGTAGTGGGAGTAGAACCACGGATCATGGGTATTGGACCTGTGGAAGCAAGTAAAAGGGCATTAGATAAGGCTGGCTTAAGAATTGGTGAAATGGATATTATTGAGTTAAACGAAGCATTTGCTGCTCAAGTGCTGGCTTGTACGCGTAACCTAGGATTGGAAGATGAAGATCCCCGTTTAAATCCAAATGGAGGGGCTATTGCTTTAGGGCATCCTTTAGGTATGAGTGGTGCGAGGCTCATTC is part of the Candidatus Vicinibacter affinis genome and encodes:
- a CDS encoding acetyl-CoA C-acyltransferase, with product MKTSYIIDGVRTPIGSLGGMLSTVRTDDLAAHVIKKLMEKFKNLDPFLISDVILGCANQSGEDNRNIARMALLLAGLPTHVPGETVNRLCASGMSAVVNAHRAIQNGDGEIFIAGGVEGMTRGPWIISKTSSAFGRDAKMFDSTFGWRFINPLMERNYGCDSMGQTAENLAKMYQISREDQDLLAYNSQMKYNKALKSNRFEKEIGAIEVQSGKKDTIWMVNDEFPKPATTPEKLSMLKPAFDVNGTVTAGNSSGLNDGAAALLIASEKVISQQNLQPIARIVSNSVVGVEPRIMGIGPVEASKRALDKAGLRIGEMDIIELNEAFAAQVLACTRNLGLEDEDPRLNPNGGAIALGHPLGMSGARLILTAAKELQVRQKKYALCTMCIGVGQGYAVILERV
- a CDS encoding hotdog fold thioesterase — translated: MAGENIIPEKVLERMFNEDGFSQWLGIEKVLIMEGHCILRMKVRKEMLNGFMVAHGGISYSLADSAFAFSCNSYNKLSLSIETSISHSKPIVEDDVLTAESKMITQSNKIGNYQVLIKNQNNEIVAVFNGICYRTEKQVVE
- the paaC gene encoding phenylacetate-CoA oxygenase subunit PaaC; amino-acid sequence: MMDKKHLLEFLLIHADTGNIIGHRLGEWCGHGPVLEQDLAMTNFALDHLGRARLLYQYAGEIDGNSKTEDDLAFLRFEYEYKNLLLAEFANTDFAFTVARQFFLDSYYMDLLEGLTNSTDQRIAQIATKSLKETSYHYKWSSEWLIRLGDGTEISHAKMQTAVNEIWEFTGEFFIPVESEIILANEGVVPSLELLKPKWKRRVEEIFSEATISIPNREYQQSGGKAGHHTEKLGYILADMQYMQRAFPGLNW
- a CDS encoding 3-hydroxybutyryl-CoA dehydrogenase, which codes for MKVGVVGMGAMGQGIAQVAAMADCEVVVFDAFAPMLEKAKAELTKSLDNLVYKSKLSEDRAKVINSRYHWCHSLNELYNCELIIEAVKEDLDTKKKLFGELSKIVSDQCILASNTSSLSITSLASSVLLPQRFIGIHFFNPAQILPLVEIIPAVQTEEQLTQSVLQIIKNFGKIPIQVKDTPGFVVNRIARPFYGEALRILEEGIADIYTIDWAMTELGQFKMGPFTLMDFIGHDINYHVTETIFKDFYYDPRYKPSFTQKRLVEAGYLGRKTGKGFYDYSKPIPVSKIEYNLNLGEEIKNRIVVMLINEAAEALHLNIASRDDIEIAITKGVNYPKGLLKWADEIGIEECVQRLDHLYNHYHEDRYRCSSILRKMSYEGKMFFK
- a CDS encoding carboxypeptidase-like regulatory domain-containing protein, with the protein product MKQFLLLGMLFLSAFSNAQLNSETHPEIFRGVLFDLKSNQPIEGALLTISSPLGEMVTMTDEEGFFIVPGAPKSNFKVVISMTGYEDKILEQVNRVSDVEYHIGLEPKRVKHLTTCY
- a CDS encoding 2Fe-2S iron-sulfur cluster binding domain-containing protein, which gives rise to MQHSYPVKIKEVRRETDHCVSIAFDIPDDLKELFKYAPGQYVNLIKTVDGEELHRSYSLCSSPLDQEWRVAVKQLEGGVFSTYANKYLKAGDLLNVMPPNGKFTREIKVGQRKSYLFLAAGSGITPIISLIKTILKTEEQSQICLIYGNQKTDQIIFLEELMGLKNLYIDRFSLYFILSRELMEEPYFNGRICKEKLEFFKGKLYEPNEIDEVFICGPEEMILEGKSALEEQGISSQRIHIELFGTKAISKPIIVTGLSSETEASVLLKTDGRTVSFNLPFNSVSLLDGALKHKVNLPFACKGGVCCTCKAKLLEGEVEMARNYGLEPEEIEAGYILTCQSFPKTAKISVDFDQ
- the paaB gene encoding 1,2-phenylacetyl-CoA epoxidase subunit B encodes the protein MKNWPLFEIFIRSKNGLDHRHVGSLHAADAHMALENARDVYTRRQEGISIWVVESNHITASDPIESSAFFEPAEDKIYRHPTFYELPEALKHM
- the paaA gene encoding 1,2-phenylacetyl-CoA epoxidase subunit A; the encoded protein is MSNEELLEQFQSRIDAEEKIEAKDWMPEDYRKTLIRQISQHAHSEVVGMLPEGNWITRAPSLKRKSVLLAKIQDEAGHGLYLYGAAETLGVERDVLLDELHSGKAKYSSIFNYPAISWADMGAIGWLVDGAAIMNQVALCRTSYGPYARAMVRICKEESFHQRQGYDILLTLSRGSREQIKLAQDALNRWWWPSLMMFGPNDLNSPHSAQSMKWKIKRFSNDELRQRFVDMTVPQAEILGLSIPDAKLKWNDERGHYDFGEIDWVEFNKVVKGDGPCNKQRLEARIKAHEEGAWVRDAAVAYAEKRSRKTA
- the paaJ gene encoding phenylacetate-CoA oxygenase subunit PaaJ, which produces MKTNDYLGEVDPLTLKKINEVLSNVFDPEIPVLSIIDLGILRNIKWENGILVVEITPTYNGCPAMNVIEWNIQAALEEAGIEHFIIKTILDPAWTTDWMSEQGKIKLQEYGIAPPQTKARIRKMFDSEESIICPRCLSNQTRLVSEYGSTACKSMYQCKACLEPFDYFKCH